The Gloeomargarita sp. SKYB120 genomic interval ATTGAAAAACGGCTCGCGGGAGGACAGGCGCTATGTCCCACGACTTGACCATGCCGGTGCGGTTGTTTTTCCAGCAGTTTCCCTGGCAAGGAGTTGCGCTTGCCAACGGTCACTCCAGCTTGCCCTTGGATTTGCACCTGACGGTGACCCAATTTTGGCAACAGTGGCCCTGGCAAGGCGGGGGTGATTGGGCGGAAACTACGGTGCCCACTTTGGCGGAATGGATGATGTGCTTGGGGGTCTAGCGCGATGAATGCAACGGTTTTGAGGTTACTGAACACGGCAGAACAACGGTATTTGGACGCGGCGGAACAGCAGCAGTTATGGCAGCAGTTGCAGGGGATGAGCCAGCGCTTGGCGGTCTATGAGCAATTGCGCAGCCAAGAAGCGCAGATTTTTCGGCCAGTGGCGCGGCAAATGCCCACCGTGGATGAGGCAACTGCGACCAGCGTTCTGCGGGATTGGGTAGGGGCCTTGCGCGGCGCAGCGCTCGCCATGGTGTTGGACAGTCCTGAGACCTTTGACCAGCGGGTAGGCCAGTGGTTGCAATCCCGTCCCCGGCACCCGCTTCATGCCACCGTCGCGCAACTGTTGGAAGCCCAGTTGAAAACCGTACTGGGGGCGCAGGGGTGGTCGCTGTTATCTCCCTACTGGGAACAAGCCCGCCGTTGTTTGAGTAGCCATTGAACGCAGGAGAACGGAACCATGAACATTGAAGCCTTACTCCAGCAACCGGTGCCAGGAGATTATTTTGCGCCGGGGGTTTACGTACAGGGGGATTTGGAACTGGGCACCCTGAGCAATCGCCGGGGCAATCGGCTGCTGGCCATTCCCGAGTATCTGGTGCAGGGGATTTACCAGGGTTTAGCGCAGGAAATTGGCAAAGCATCGCCGCTGGTCTTGCAACGCTGTGGTCGGCGCTGGGGGCAACATTTGTTCGCTCGCCTGGCGGAGGAACTGGCGGAGTACTACGGCAAGCCGATTGGCGAACTCACCATGCAGGAATTGGTGTACTGCCTAACCCGCTGCTGGCAGGTGCATGGCTGGGGGCAGTTGCAATTTGACTGGCGTTATCGCCCCCACGGCTTTATCCATGTGCTGGTGCACCATTCGCCTTGGGTCCAGCCGGGTCAGGGCAACGGTCAACCCAGCGCCCATGTGGAGGTGGGATTGCTGGAGACCCTATTTCGACAACTGACCGGGCGGGAGGTAGCCTGCGTGCAAATCGCCTGCATTTCCCTGGGGCATGGCGCGAATCAATTCCTGATCGGCCTGCCGGAGCGGTTAAAAACTGTGCAAGAGCAGGTGGCCGCTGGGGTGGATGCAGCAACCATTCTGGCCCAGCTAGGGGGATAACCCATGACCTGGACGGTGCGCCTGGAACCGATTGGGGTTACTGCCACGCTCGCCGACGGTCAACCCTTGATTGAGGCGCTGGTGGAGCACGGG includes:
- a CDS encoding 4-vinyl reductase, producing MNIEALLQQPVPGDYFAPGVYVQGDLELGTLSNRRGNRLLAIPEYLVQGIYQGLAQEIGKASPLVLQRCGRRWGQHLFARLAEELAEYYGKPIGELTMQELVYCLTRCWQVHGWGQLQFDWRYRPHGFIHVLVHHSPWVQPGQGNGQPSAHVEVGLLETLFRQLTGREVACVQIACISLGHGANQFLIGLPERLKTVQEQVAAGVDAATILAQLGG